From Vicinamibacterales bacterium, one genomic window encodes:
- the clpB gene encoding ATP-dependent chaperone ClpB, translating into MNIQKYTEKAQEAIAAAQQLADRDGHPDITPEHLLLALVEQQGGIVPEILRKLNADPARVAAEVRAELGKSPSAHGGSQPGLSARLRSVTAAAESEAERLKDDYVSTEHLLLAIAAETGRTAASARLLQKYGATKDAVLQALASVRGSQRVTSQNPEGTYQSLEKYGRDLTELAKKGKLDPVIGRDEEIRRVIQVLSRRTKNNPVLIGEPGVGKTAVVEGLAQRIARQDVPEGLKNKKVVALDMGALVAGAKYRGEFEERLKAVLKEVADAQGQVVLFIDELHTVVGAGAAEGAMDAANMLKPMLARGELHTIGATTLDEYRKYIEKDAALERRFQPVMVGEPTVEDSISILRGLRERYEIHHGVKFKDAALVAAAVLSHRYITDRFLPDKAIDLIDEAASRLRMEIDSMPAELDEVKRRIMQLEIEREALRKEKDAASIERLGKLEKELANLKEQETQLAAHWQQEKDAIQASRKLKEDLEQAKIELQRLQQAGDYAKASEIQYGRIPDIERRTKEAERGLAELQQHQRMLKEEVDEEDIAEVVGRWTGIPVSRLIEGEIQKLIRMEERLHQRVVGQEEAIAAVANAIRRARAGLQDPNRPLGSFIFLGPTGVGKTELARALAEFLFDDEQSTIRIDMSEYQEKHTVSRLIGAPPGYVGYEDAGQLTEAVRRRPYSVVLFDEIEKAHPEVLNVMLQLLDDGRLTDGKGRTVDFKNTVVIMTSNIGSHFIAETAIKGEPMTEGTKREVMDALRTHFRPEFINRVDDIIVFHALTRDQMRHIVDIQLRGLVKRLEDRKIHVELTDRAKDLIIEEGYDPTYGARPLKRTIQRRILDPLAIRVLEGGFREGDSVDIDARAGELTFAKAQPVLH; encoded by the coding sequence ATGAACATTCAGAAGTACACCGAAAAGGCCCAGGAAGCGATCGCCGCCGCCCAGCAGCTCGCGGACCGCGACGGTCATCCTGACATCACTCCGGAGCACCTGCTGCTGGCGCTCGTCGAGCAGCAAGGGGGGATCGTTCCCGAGATCCTGCGCAAGCTCAACGCCGACCCGGCGCGGGTCGCCGCCGAGGTGCGTGCGGAGCTCGGCAAGAGCCCGAGCGCGCACGGCGGTTCGCAGCCCGGGCTCTCGGCGCGCCTTCGAAGCGTGACGGCCGCGGCAGAGTCGGAAGCCGAGCGGCTGAAGGACGACTACGTCAGCACCGAGCATCTCCTGCTGGCGATCGCCGCCGAAACCGGCCGCACGGCTGCCTCGGCTCGCCTGCTGCAGAAATACGGCGCCACCAAGGACGCCGTCCTGCAGGCGCTCGCCTCTGTCCGCGGCAGCCAGCGCGTCACCTCGCAGAATCCCGAGGGCACCTACCAGTCGCTCGAGAAGTACGGGCGCGACCTCACGGAGCTGGCGAAGAAGGGCAAGCTGGATCCGGTGATCGGCCGCGACGAGGAAATCCGCCGGGTCATCCAGGTGCTGTCCCGGCGCACCAAGAACAACCCGGTGCTCATCGGCGAACCCGGCGTCGGCAAGACCGCCGTCGTCGAGGGGCTGGCGCAGCGAATCGCGCGACAGGACGTGCCCGAGGGGCTCAAGAACAAGAAAGTCGTCGCGCTCGACATGGGCGCGCTCGTCGCCGGCGCGAAGTATCGCGGCGAATTCGAGGAGCGGCTGAAGGCGGTCCTCAAGGAGGTCGCCGACGCCCAGGGACAGGTCGTGCTTTTCATCGACGAACTCCACACCGTGGTCGGGGCCGGTGCGGCGGAGGGCGCGATGGACGCCGCCAACATGCTCAAGCCGATGCTGGCGCGCGGCGAGCTGCACACGATCGGCGCCACGACGCTCGACGAGTACCGCAAGTACATCGAGAAGGACGCCGCGCTCGAGCGCCGCTTCCAGCCGGTGATGGTCGGCGAGCCGACCGTCGAGGACTCGATCAGCATCCTGCGCGGCTTGCGCGAGCGCTACGAGATCCACCACGGCGTGAAGTTCAAGGACGCGGCACTCGTCGCCGCGGCGGTGCTCAGCCACCGCTACATCACCGATCGCTTCCTCCCGGACAAGGCGATCGATCTCATCGACGAAGCGGCGTCGCGCCTGCGCATGGAGATCGATTCGATGCCGGCCGAGCTCGACGAAGTGAAGCGCCGCATCATGCAGCTCGAGATCGAGCGCGAGGCGCTGCGCAAGGAAAAGGACGCCGCGTCGATCGAGCGGCTCGGCAAGCTCGAAAAGGAGCTGGCGAATCTCAAGGAACAGGAGACGCAGCTCGCCGCGCACTGGCAGCAGGAGAAGGACGCCATCCAGGCCTCCCGCAAGCTGAAGGAGGATCTCGAACAGGCCAAGATCGAGCTGCAGCGGCTCCAGCAGGCCGGCGACTACGCGAAGGCGTCCGAGATCCAGTACGGCCGTATCCCGGACATCGAGCGCCGGACCAAGGAGGCCGAGCGGGGGCTCGCCGAACTGCAGCAGCACCAGCGGATGCTGAAGGAAGAGGTCGACGAAGAAGACATCGCCGAAGTCGTCGGACGCTGGACCGGCATTCCGGTGAGCCGGCTGATCGAAGGGGAAATCCAGAAGCTGATCCGCATGGAGGAGCGACTTCATCAGCGGGTCGTCGGGCAGGAAGAAGCGATCGCCGCCGTCGCCAACGCGATCCGCCGTGCCCGCGCCGGCCTCCAGGATCCCAACCGTCCGCTCGGCAGTTTCATTTTTCTCGGGCCGACCGGCGTCGGCAAGACCGAGCTGGCGCGCGCCCTCGCCGAGTTCCTGTTCGACGACGAGCAGTCGACGATTCGCATCGACATGTCGGAGTACCAGGAGAAGCACACCGTCTCGCGCCTGATCGGCGCGCCACCCGGATACGTCGGCTATGAGGATGCCGGCCAGCTTACAGAAGCCGTCCGACGCCGCCCCTACTCCGTCGTGCTCTTCGACGAGATCGAAAAGGCGCACCCGGAGGTGCTGAACGTCATGCTGCAGCTGCTCGACGACGGGCGGCTGACCGACGGCAAGGGACGCACGGTCGATTTCAAGAACACGGTCGTGATCATGACCTCGAACATCGGCAGCCACTTCATCGCGGAAACGGCGATCAAGGGGGAACCGATGACCGAGGGCACCAAACGCGAGGTGATGGACGCGCTGCGCACGCACTTCCGGCCGGAGTTCATCAACCGCGTCGACGACATCATCGTCTTCCACGCGCTCACCCGCGACCAGATGCGCCACATCGTCGACATCCAGTTGCGCGGCCTGGTCAAGCGGCTGGAGGATCGCAAGATCCACGTCGAGCTGACCGATCGCGCCAAGGACCTGATCATCGAGGAAGGCTACGACCCCACCTACGGCGCGCGCCCGCTGAAGCGGACGATCCAGCGGCGGATCCTCGATCCGCTCGCCATCAGGGTGCTGGAGGGCGGCTTCCGCGAGGGAGACTCCGTCGACATCGACGCCCGCGCCGGCGAGCTGACGTTCGCCAAGGCGCAGCCGGTGCTGCATTAG